The stretch of DNA TGCTCGCGGAGTAGTCGTTGCAGGCGAACACGTCGTGCTGGAAATCCGTCGTGCCGTGGTCGGCCTGCAGCACCGCGCCGGTCGTCTGCCGCGAACCGTCCAGCTCCTTCGCCAGCCGGTCGGTGCGGCGGTAGAACTCGGCGTCGCCGGGGGTTTCGTTGAGCCGTGCGGCCCACAGCACGACCGAAGGATGATTGCGGTCGCGCACCACCATGTCGTGCACATCGCGATAGGCCCGTTCGGCCCACCGGCCGGTGCCGAGGTGCTGCCAGCCCGGCGGTTCGTCCCACACCAGCAGACCGAGTTCGTCGCAGGCGTCCAGGAACGCTTCGTGCTGCGGGTAGTGCGAGCAGCGCACCATGTTGCAGTTCAGCTCGTTGCGCAGGATCTCGGCGTCGCGCCGTTGCACCCGCGCGGGCATCGCCGCCCCCGCGAACGGATAGAACTGGTGCCGGTTCACCCCGAACAGCTGCCTGCGCACGCCGTTGAGCCGGAACCCGTCGCGGTCGAAGCGCGCTTCCCGGAACCCGGTGCGCACCCGGCGCCAGTGGACCGGCTGACCAGCCCGGACGAGCGTGACCACCACGTCGTAGAGGTGCGGCGCGTCCAGCTCCCACAACTGCACGTCCGCGAGATCGCCGACCGCGAGTTCCACGGGATGCCTGCCCGCGGGTGATCGGATCGGCCGCTCGGCCCGGCCGAACGACTCGGCACCCCGGCGAACTTCCGCGCGCAGCAGGTAATTCTCGCCCCGCGCGAGGTCCAGTTCGCACCGCACCCGGAGCTTGCGCCGGGCGGCGTCGAGCACGTGCACGGGCTCGGCGAACACGTCCCGCACGTGATCGGCCGGAACGCTGCGCAGCGACACCTCGCGGTAGAGACCGGCGGGCTGCCAGAAATCCACCGCGGTGCCCGACGGCCTCCCGTCCGAGGACTCACCGTTCGGCGGCACCTCGGTGTCGAAGCTGCCGTCCACCACGACGTCCAGGTCGTTCTGCGCCCCCAGCAGCGCCGTGACCTCCCGCTCGAACGGCAGGTAGCCACCGGCGTGCGGCTGCAGCGCTCGCCCGTTGAGCACCGGGTGTGCCGAGGTCAGCGCGCCCTCGAAGCGCAGGAAATGCCGCAGCCCCGGCTCGATCGGCGCGGTGAACCGCTTGCGGTACAGCCACCGCCGTTCCCACCGAGCCGGGTCCCAGTCGCCCCAGGACAGCTCCACCGCGGTGTGCGGAACGGCCACTGTGGACAGCTGGTGGTCGTCGACGGTGGCCGGGTCCGTGCCCGGCGGCAGCGGGCCGAACGACCAAGCACCGTCCAGCGAGGTGCGCGACTCCCGGACGAGACCGGTGGCGGCGACGGCGGCCGAACCGGCCGCGCCCAGTGCGCGGCGGGCGAACCTGCGGCGGGAGAACTGAGCGGGCATCGAGTCCGTCCTCGGCTGCGGGGGAGTCCCGAACTCCCGGGACTCGAACTCATCCGAGCACGTGCCGGAACGGCCCATCCAGCCGCTGATCCGGTCTTCTCAAGATGTGATCGGCTCCGCTCAGCCCCACCTGCTCGGCGGGGCGATCTCGCTGCGCGTGGACCCGTCGTGCGCCACCGCCTGCGGCATACCGGGCCGGGTACCTCCCCGGCGCTGCGGCCGCTCGGGCTCGGCGGCGCGGATGACCGACCACTGCATGACCAGCACCAGCACGCCGAGCACCAGCGCTGCCACCGCGGCCCACAACCCCGGTGCGCTGCCCAGGAACCACCACAGCGCGCCCGCGATCCCGGCCGCGGCTCCGCAGATGATCGCGAGCAGGTGGCAGAGCAGATGCACGGCGTAGCCCTTCACCAAAACCTCCAGGCTGTGCGAGTACGGCGGCGGCGATCACCCGGGGCACGCGCGAGTTCCCGCGCCGGTTGCCTGGACGCGGGTCAGGTCACAACATCGGGCGAGATCGGTGGTCACCGACCGCGACGCCCCCGAACTGCCGCCGCCATCACTCGATAGTAGCGCCCAGAATCGCCGAATCGCCTGATCAAGGACTTGGCCTCGGAGAACGTGATCGCCCGGAGGTGGACGGGCGAGCAAACCTCCGCGCAACTGAAGTCCCTCGATGGGATTGCACCCTCGTCGGTGTCCGGCACCGGTACCGCCCCGGACCTACGGTGAGAACCGGCGCGGCGCCCGCCGGCCCGAGCGGACCCCGCCAAAGCGCAGGGCACGAATGGCTTTTCGGGGGTGAAGTCGGTGCTGAACACGCTGGCGGTCTTCGCGGTGGCGGCGTCGCTGGGCATCGGAACGATCTTCGGGTCGCTCATCGCGCTGTGCTGGTTCGAGGCGCGGATGCTCGGCCATCCCGGCCGCGGACGAGCCCGCCGGACCGCCCCCGCGAACACTCCGCAGCGCTCGTGCACCTTCCCGGCCCGGAACCTGCCTCGCAGGCAGGTGACAGTCGTGGTCCCGCCGGCCGCCGAACCTCCTCCGAGCTTCGCGGCGCCGCACGCCTCGGTTCACAGCACCCGGAAGTCGGCGAAGTCGAAGCCGGGGGAGACCATGCAGGTCACCAGCGATTCCACCGTCGCCGACGCCACCGCTCGCTGCCAGGTCCCGGCAGGCACCAGCACCTGAGGATCTTGACCGGCACCGACGCCGAGCACGTGGTCCCGCGGCCGCTCCGCAGGCACCGCGCCGTCCCC from Saccharopolyspora sp. SCSIO 74807 encodes:
- a CDS encoding glycoside hydrolase family 2 TIM barrel-domain containing protein — translated: MPAQFSRRRFARRALGAAGSAAVAATGLVRESRTSLDGAWSFGPLPPGTDPATVDDHQLSTVAVPHTAVELSWGDWDPARWERRWLYRKRFTAPIEPGLRHFLRFEGALTSAHPVLNGRALQPHAGGYLPFEREVTALLGAQNDLDVVVDGSFDTEVPPNGESSDGRPSGTAVDFWQPAGLYREVSLRSVPADHVRDVFAEPVHVLDAARRKLRVRCELDLARGENYLLRAEVRRGAESFGRAERPIRSPAGRHPVELAVGDLADVQLWELDAPHLYDVVVTLVRAGQPVHWRRVRTGFREARFDRDGFRLNGVRRQLFGVNRHQFYPFAGAAMPARVQRRDAEILRNELNCNMVRCSHYPQHEAFLDACDELGLLVWDEPPGWQHLGTGRWAERAYRDVHDMVVRDRNHPSVVLWAARLNETPGDAEFYRRTDRLAKELDGSRQTTGAVLQADHGTTDFQHDVFACNDYSASTGPDGRLRPELAPARRDFPYLVSEAVGTLSGPATFYRRTDDQPTQQGQALAHARAHDLALADRRYAGVLSWAGFDYPSGNGNVFRGVKWPGVLDLFRVPKPGAAVYRSQVDPLRRLVIEPSFHWDPTGSHPVGELGARAAIWSNADRLELFLDDQPLASLLPARDEFPNLPYPPFFADFSTVDGTPELRIDAHLGGRMVRSRRFSADRGADRLALRTDDRSIASGGADATRAEIRVVDRYGADRAGTPGDVALEVTGPAVLVGSDPFPLAETGGVGAVWLRSRLAGTGPVTLTAHHPTAGSARAAIEVHGPPAPA